The following coding sequences are from one Cenarchaeum symbiosum A window:
- a CDS encoding methionine aminopeptidase (COG0024) — protein sequence MQDGIRGVETADYVKAGAIAAEVREMARSKDWVGRTVSEICDEIEGEIRRRGAKCAFPVNTSINEVAAHYTAEPGDGLAIKEGDLVKIDLGAQINGFIADTAVTVNYDPRYDGLVEAAEDALKGAMAMIKEGVKSRDIGRAIEGVIKRHGCKPIANLSGHSLDRYTIHAGRSIPNILSLGSFRLSGSDAYACEPFVTTGDGLGFVREGRTKNIYALATRKRTKDAEADRMLNYIWENFNMLPFALRWLVGEWEEPRARELLDILIGKKAVRAYPVLVEANGERVAQAEHTFIPRDDGVTVTTMAAP from the coding sequence ATGCAGGATGGGATTCGGGGCGTGGAGACCGCAGACTATGTCAAGGCAGGCGCCATCGCCGCAGAGGTGCGCGAGATGGCAAGGTCAAAGGACTGGGTGGGAAGGACCGTCAGCGAGATATGCGATGAGATCGAAGGCGAGATACGCAGGCGCGGCGCAAAGTGCGCGTTTCCAGTCAATACCAGCATAAACGAGGTGGCCGCTCACTATACAGCCGAGCCGGGCGACGGGCTGGCCATAAAGGAGGGCGACCTCGTAAAGATCGATCTTGGCGCGCAGATAAACGGCTTCATAGCGGATACAGCCGTCACCGTAAACTACGACCCCAGATACGACGGACTGGTAGAGGCGGCAGAGGATGCCCTCAAAGGGGCCATGGCCATGATAAAAGAAGGCGTAAAGTCCAGGGACATAGGCAGGGCCATCGAGGGCGTGATCAAGCGGCACGGCTGCAAGCCGATAGCAAACCTGAGCGGGCACTCGCTGGACAGGTATACGATACACGCCGGCAGGTCAATCCCCAACATACTGTCCCTGGGATCGTTCCGCCTGTCCGGCTCCGACGCGTACGCGTGCGAGCCGTTTGTAACAACCGGCGACGGCCTCGGGTTTGTAAGGGAGGGCAGGACCAAGAACATATACGCGCTGGCCACAAGAAAAAGAACCAAGGACGCGGAAGCCGACAGGATGCTCAACTACATCTGGGAGAACTTTAACATGCTGCCCTTTGCCCTGCGCTGGCTGGTGGGCGAATGGGAGGAGCCGCGCGCAAGGGAGCTGCTTGACATCCTTATAGGAAAAAAGGCGGTCCGCGCCTACCCGGTGCTGGTAGAGGCCAACGGCGAAAGGGTGGCGCAGGCCGAGCACACATTCATCCCGAGGGACGACGGCGTGACGGTGACCACAATGGCCGCGCCCTAG
- a CDS encoding uncharacterized protein conserved in archaea (COG4046) → MEELFGSDTDALMMLVWIIPIILFVFYGQRIQLYVTSNQIKKDVAKLLKYRDESEGALAEFAGGPGGMSGLLDYFTIMPVDMDPAGIVPKLRHIVRSREDLTRARVKSMHPGADELEISRMLTLLEIASVLRLLHKTVNHLYLTAKRQNNFPLILPLQMALPFVMEQAEAFRDAVPAFRAGQPVGDGIGPMVVGRMMLGAAKNEAAFQTVWAEAKSEGRWLYLLKARGPESTVGRLGEAAKSIIEQRRPDAVIMVDAALMMEGEESASVARGFGAAIGGLGIERFEIEEAAAAAGIPVYSIIVRQSAKEAVGLMPKSVAEAADGVRVQLLEMIRDSTTEGEAVLVIGVGNTAGISQ, encoded by the coding sequence ATGGAGGAGCTCTTTGGCTCCGACACTGACGCCCTGATGATGCTCGTCTGGATAATACCAATCATACTCTTTGTGTTCTACGGGCAGCGCATACAGCTGTATGTCACCTCCAACCAGATAAAAAAAGACGTGGCGAAACTGCTGAAATACCGCGATGAATCAGAGGGGGCGCTTGCAGAGTTTGCCGGCGGGCCCGGGGGCATGTCAGGCCTGCTGGATTATTTCACCATAATGCCCGTAGATATGGACCCGGCGGGGATTGTGCCCAAGCTGCGGCACATAGTAAGGTCCAGGGAGGATCTCACCCGGGCGCGCGTAAAATCGATGCATCCCGGCGCGGATGAGCTTGAGATATCGAGAATGCTCACGCTGCTCGAGATAGCGTCCGTGCTGCGCCTGCTGCACAAGACGGTAAACCACCTGTACCTTACGGCCAAGAGGCAGAACAACTTTCCCCTGATACTGCCGCTGCAGATGGCCCTCCCGTTTGTGATGGAGCAGGCCGAGGCGTTCCGGGACGCCGTCCCCGCCTTCCGGGCGGGCCAGCCCGTCGGCGACGGGATAGGGCCCATGGTGGTGGGCAGGATGATGCTGGGCGCCGCAAAGAACGAGGCCGCGTTTCAGACAGTGTGGGCCGAGGCAAAATCAGAGGGCCGCTGGCTGTACCTCCTCAAGGCCCGCGGACCTGAATCGACCGTGGGGCGCCTCGGCGAGGCGGCAAAGTCCATCATCGAGCAGCGCAGGCCCGACGCGGTCATAATGGTCGATGCCGCGCTCATGATGGAGGGCGAGGAGTCTGCGTCAGTTGCACGGGGCTTTGGGGCGGCGATAGGCGGGCTGGGCATAGAGCGCTTTGAGATAGAGGAGGCGGCAGCTGCAGCCGGCATACCCGTCTATTCGATAATAGTAAGGCAGTCCGCAAAGGAGGCCGTCGGCCTGATGCCAAAGAGCGTGGCCGAGGCGGCAGATGGTGTGCGCGTGCAGCTGCTCGAGATGATCCGAGACAGCACAACAGAGGGGGAGGCGGTGCTCGTCATTGGCGTGGGGAACACGGCGGGGATCTCGCAGTGA
- a CDS encoding TATA-box binding protein (TBP), component of TFIID and TFIIIB (COG2101) codes for MPQTKPIISVENVVASASVDQKMDLNEITRTFPDVEYHPDQFPGLVFRLKSPKTATLIFTSGKMVCTGSKSEEMARKAVKTVVQKLRKGGIKVKKEAVVEIQNIVASINLGGKIHLEQAARTLPRSMYEPEQFPGLIHRMLDPKTVILLFSSGKLVCTGAKKEPDVYRSVNNLHALLEEKDLMIYE; via the coding sequence ATGCCGCAGACAAAGCCCATAATCAGCGTGGAGAACGTGGTGGCGTCGGCCTCTGTCGACCAGAAGATGGACCTCAACGAGATAACCAGGACGTTCCCCGATGTGGAGTACCACCCCGATCAGTTTCCGGGGCTCGTCTTCCGGCTCAAGAGCCCCAAGACGGCGACCCTGATATTCACCTCCGGTAAGATGGTCTGCACGGGCTCAAAGTCCGAAGAGATGGCAAGAAAGGCCGTAAAGACCGTCGTGCAAAAGCTGCGCAAGGGCGGCATAAAGGTCAAAAAAGAGGCGGTCGTCGAGATACAGAACATTGTCGCGTCGATAAACCTCGGAGGCAAGATCCACCTGGAACAGGCCGCAAGGACCCTCCCGCGCAGCATGTACGAGCCTGAACAGTTCCCCGGGCTCATACACAGGATGCTCGACCCAAAGACGGTCATACTGCTCTTCTCGTCGGGCAAGCTCGTCTGCACGGGCGCCAAGAAGGAGCCCGATGTATACAGGTCGGTCAACAACCTGCACGCGCTATTGGAAGAAAAAGACCTGATGATATACGAGTGA